The following coding sequences lie in one Primulina huaijiensis isolate GDHJ02 chromosome 2, ASM1229523v2, whole genome shotgun sequence genomic window:
- the LOC140969799 gene encoding uncharacterized protein, whose translation MGKAHNKRLSVVQHQQSDGSAVSTATLLCRRCWLTLFTLKCAVVLLLGVAAFLSAVLSILPIRYRHAGFDAKDSIKLAATVQAYFELHKPVSEFIPYIRRLEYDINGEIGVPYSKVVVLSMHQASVSDPTNVVFGFLFDSIDNSMYPVSLSLLKSYLVDLFLQQYNLTLTSSTFGSTSSFEILKFPGGITIIPEPAAMILQIPQILFKFTLNSSIYDIKENILELKEQLRMGLQLMPNEVVLIHVTNNKGSTKDPPVTLEASVVSDIGTLQPQRLKQIARIIARSPPAENLGLNHTVFGKVKEISLSSFLKHSLHAPTPTPSPSPSPSPSPSPDHIPLMAPSFSPSFPPKFQHSLSPCPNCYTSSPSDAGQIFAPSPPPISNSPETSVAHSNQRRVPTDPPGSSPTSHPSQICPDLSPSTHFEPPLAGPARHVSRSLSPLAYVSHASRGLDERSENSFMSTPHVSSSFKSTSCTICKLIWWFCLTGLLAFLLMGTQ comes from the exons ATGGGTAAAGCTCACAACAAGAGACTGTCGGTTGTGCAGCATCAACAGTCTGATGGCAGCGCTGTTTCTACGGCGACCTTACTCTGCCGGAGATGTTGGCTGACACTCTTCACTCTCAAATGCGCCGTCGTGTTATTGCTCGGTGTCGCTGCTTTTCTTTCTGCCGTTTTATCTATCCTCCCTATTCGTTATCGGCACGCAGGGTTTGATGCTAAAGACTCCATCAAGCTTGCTG CCACTGTTCAAGCATACTTTGAACTTCATAAACCAGTTTCAGAATTTATTCCATACATAAGAAGATTAGAATATGATATCAATGGGGAGATAGGTGTCCCATACTCAAAG GTCGTTGTTCTTTCCATGCACCAGGCCAGTGTGTCGGATCCGACCAACGTGGTGTTTGGATTCCTTTTTGATTCAATCGATAATTCAATGTATCCAGTGTCCTTAAGTCTGCTCAAGTCGTACTTAGTAGATTTGTTTCTTCAACAATACAACTTGACATTGACCTCTTCAACTTTTGGATCTACATcttcatttgaaattttgaaatttccTGGTGGGATCACTATCATACCAGAGCCAGCTGCAATGATCTTACAGATACCTCAGATCCTGTTTAAGTTCACTCTCAACAGCtcaatttatgatataaaagaaaatattttggagCTCAAGGAACAGCTAAGAATGGgattgcagttgatgcccaatgaG GTAGTGTTAATACATGTAACCAACAATAAGGGCTCCACAAAAGATCCACCAGTTACGCTTGAAGCTTCAGTTGTGTCTGACATAGGAACTTTACAGCCACAAAGATTGAAACAGATAGCACGAATAATTGCCAGATCCCCTCCTGCAGAAAATCTTGGCCTTAATCATACTGTCTTTGGCAAAGTCAAGGAAATTAGCTTATCCTCATTTCTAAAGCATTCACTTCATGCACCAACACCAACTCCATCTCCATCTCCATCTCCATCTCCATCTCCATCTCCGGATCATATCCCATTAATGGCACCATCATTTTCTCCATCCTTTCCACCTAAATTTCAGCATTCGCTCTCACCTTGTCCCAACTGCTATACCTCTTCACCATCTGATGCTGGCCAGATTTTCGCCCCCAGTCCACCTCCAATATCTAATTCCCCTGAAACTTCAGTAGCTCATAGCAATCAACGTCGCGTTCCCACCGATCCGCCTGGTTCTTCGCCTACTTCTCATCCTAGCCAAATATGTCCTGATTTGTCCCCTTCTACCCACTTTGAGCCACCTCTTGCAGGTCCTGCACGACATGTTTCTCGAAGTCTTTCTCCACTGGCTTATGTTTCGCATGCTTCTCGAGGTCTGGATGAAAGGAGTGAGAACAGTTTCATGTCTACACCACATGTTTCATCATCCTTCAAATCTACGTCAT GTACCATCTGCAAGTTAATCTGGTGGTTCTGCTTAACTGGGCTCTTGGCGTTTCTCCTCATGGGGACACAATAA
- the LOC140959944 gene encoding uncharacterized protein, whose protein sequence is MRRQWPCSKCGFACSSTWRSMNPTKPVVCNSCKSKANSSKSGVTSSSKQAEVTHETTNHPINPMSYYIKPSTLLIKENNPDKKVDSDLFVFGEDRSDPTSKGKGKAVARGDGQSSVGIEDHFHTGLTLKSPSTLFENDIHEEINEDAAKKLVLEEIEKLSFWKTDKVTKKKRTKLPQFTPSPMERFFNQLCHISKEQEIMNASFPNKQENPLYDDFFIYQKCNFIPENEIGLGAMLLPDPSKEVSQPRSSTLANLVVKQEPLEITEPESSTKDNEVASCMIEVKKSSLE, encoded by the exons ATGAGAAGACAGTGGCCTTGCTCGAAATGTGGATTTGCAT GTTCCTCAACTTGGAGAAGCATGAACCCCACAAAACCTGTAGTATGCAACTCATGCAAATCGAAGGCGAATTCGAGCAAATCGGGTGTTACCAGTTCTTCGAAACAAGCCGAGGTTACTCATGAAACTACTAATCATCCGATAAATCCAATGTCATACTACATAAAACCATCGACCTTATTAATCAAAGAAAACAATCCTGATAAGAAAGTGGATTCGGATCTCTTTGTATTTGGAGAGGATAGATCGGACCCAACATCGAAGGGAAAGGGAAAGGCTGTCGCTCGCGGAGATGGGCAGAGTTCTGTTGGAATTGAAGATCACTTCCATACTGGGTTAACCTTGAAATCTCCATCTACACTCTTTGAGAATGATATTCATGAGGAAATAAATGAAGATG CTGCTAAGAAATTAGTGCTCGAGGAAATAGAAAAGCTCTCGTTTTGGAAAACCGATAAAGTTACGAAGAAGAAGAGAACCAAGCTTCCCCAGTTTACCCCATCACCGATGGAAAGGTTCTTCAATCAGCTATGTCATATCTCAAAAGAACAAGAGATCATGAACGCCAGCTTTCCAAATAAACAAGAGAACCCTTTATACGACGATTTTTTCATTTACCAGAAATGCAATTTTATACCTGAAAACGAGATAGGTCTCGGGGCTATGCTTCTTCCAGATCCTTCAAAAGAAGTTAGTCAGCCAAGATCATCTACGTTAGCCAATTTAGTCGTTAAACAAGAGCCACTGGAAATCACCGAGCCTGAATCGTCTACAAAGGATAATGAAGTTGCTTCTTGCATGATTGAAGTCAAGAAAAGCTCGTTGGAGTAA